The following is a genomic window from Amycolatopsis australiensis.
GCCGCGCAGGCCGGTGAACGCCTGCTGGCCGATCTTGAACTTTTCGATCTTCGGCCGCCGGACGTCGTCGAGGTGTTCCACGCCCGAGCCGTCGAGCGGCAGGTCGGGCAGCGCGCGGTCGTACTGGGCGCCGAAGCACGCCGCCACGGCCTGCGCGGTCCACTGCGCCCGCTCGGTGAGCCACGCGTAGTTCGTTTCGACGGCTTCGGCCAGCGCCGCGTCCAGCCACGGCGCGAACTCGTCCCACACCTTCGCCGGGTCGCCCTCGTCGAAGGTCTGGTCGATCGTGGTGACGATCTTGCGCGTGCGCTCGCGCAGGTCATACTCCACGTCGGCGAGCAGGTCGGTGATCTCGTCGGAAAGCAGGTTCTGCCACCGGGTGTTCTGCCGGCGCAGGTCGTCGGCGCGGCGTTGCGCCCGCTGCAGCAGCGCCGCCTGGCCGAGCCCGGCGTCCTGGGCGGCTGTGTCGATGCGGTCGCGCAGCGACTCCACCAGCTCCGCGGCGGCGGCGCGCACGCCGATGGCGGCGAGCAGCGCGCGGGACTGCTCCGGCGGCCGCGCGGCCTGCTCGGCGATCCACGTGAGCAGTTCGGGGAACCCCGACCGCGCGTTGAGCTCGGCGTCGCCGGCCTTCGCGGCGGCCTGGCGGACCACGGCCGAGACCGGCAGGACCGGCGCGTCGATCCCGGCCTCGGCGAGCATCGCGCGGTCGCGTTCGGCGACCGCGCGCCAGCCGGGACAGGCGTCGATCTTCGTCAGCGCCAGCACGACGTGCGGGCACCAGGTGCGCACGTGCCGGGCCAGCGCCAGCTCGGCGGCGCTGAGCGGCGCGGTCGCGTCGGAGACGAGGATCACGGCGTCCGCTTCGGCGAGCAGGTCGAGCGCGGCGGCGGTGCGCGGCGACCGCGGGTCGCCGACCGGCGGGGTGTCGACCAGGACGAGCCCGGCCGAGAGGAGTTCACGGGGCACGCCGATCTCGACGCGGCTCAGCGTGCCCGCCGGCCGGGCGCCGAGCTCGCCGGTGAGCCGGTCGACCGCGACGGGAATCCGTTCGCGGGACCGGGCGACCAGCGTGGCCGCGGGTTCGGCGGCGTAGCCGATTTCGGTGGGGACCTCGGGGGTGGGGGCGTCGCCGACCGCGCACACGGGCGCGTTCAGCACGGCGTTGAGCAGGTATCCCTTGCCCTGTTTGGGAAAGCCGAGCACGCCGAGCCGGGTCTGCCCGATCGGGGCGTCACGGCGTCTGCGCAGGCGCTCGGCGAGATCGGCGCGGCCGTGCGTGCGGCACGCGTCCAGCGTCTCGTTGAGCACTTCGAGCCAAGCCGGGGCGGTCACGGGGAACGAGTGTCCCCGGTTCACTCCCCGTGCGCACACCGGGTGCCCGTCCCGCGGCTGCACCCAGACCGCGGGACGGGCACCGGTGACCGGTTCGGGACTCAGTGCCCGATGTGGATGTCGTTGTGGGACGCGACGTCACCGATGTGCAGGTTGCCCAGCGCGTTGTGGCTGACGTCGGCCACGTCGGAGACCACGTCGTGCACGGCCGAGGCGTTGCCGCTCGCGACGTCGCTGACCTGGCTGACCGCGTTGTGGTCGACGCTGATGCCGGTGGCGTTCGTCACGACGTTGGTGACCTCGCCCAGCGGGCCGTGGCCACCGTGGTGCTCGCCACCCGCGGAGTGCGCGGTCTCGCCCGCGCCCTGCAGGATGCCGGAGAAGTCACCGATGTGGCCGGTGACGTTGCCGACCAGGTCGCCGCCGAGGCCGCCGGTCACGCCGTGGACCTGCTCGGTGACCGCGTTGACCTGGGCGTCCACGTGCGCGCCGACGTCCTTGACGTCGTACACGGCCGAGCCGGCGGCCGAAACGGCCTGCGGCGCCACGCCGGTGTTCGGGTCGCTCAGGTAGCCCGGAGCCGCGGTCAGGTTGGTCAGCGCGGCCGAGTCGAGGCCGTTCGCCAGGTCGCCGCCGAGGACGGCACCGGTCACGTTGCCGGCCAGCGCGGTCGCGCTCGCGGCGTTCGTGATGTCGTTCACGCCCGGCACGGCACCCACGGCGGGCAGCTGACCGACGGCGGGCAGCTCGCCGACGCCGAGGTCGCCGACACCCGGCAGCTCCGGGGCGGCCGGCAGGCCGAGGCCCGCGGTCAGGGCGGTGAGCTGGTCGATCGCACCCTGGATGCCCGGGGCGTCGGTACCCACCGGGGACAGGCCGCCGACCGCGGGCAGCCCGCCGACGGCCGGGAGGCTGTCGACCGGGACGTAGTCGAGCACCAGCGGAATGACCTCGTGCACGTCGGCGGCGCTGACGTCGCCGAGACCGGCGGCGGCGAGCGCGCCCTGCGGGTCCGTCCCGAAGGCCGCCAGCGCGGTCGGGTCGTTGAGCAGGTTGAGAGCGAAATCGTGCAACGTCTGCACGGAGTCCATGGGGAGTTCTCCTGGTCCGGTGGATCGGGGACAGCACCGATCGCCACGACCGGTGCCTGCCTCGCCCAAGTTAGGGAGACCGTCCCCCAGCGCACATCGGGGATCACTCCGAGTCGCAGTCCGGTCAGCCGATAGGGGATCGATATGTCATCGTTAGGGAGTTAGGGGCTCATCCGAGACGCGCTTAGTTGGGTTAAATCCTTCCAACGACTTGCCTGACTAACCCGTTTGGGTGAGGATGCCCCGAGCCCTAGGGGGATTTCGTACCCCTGATCGGCCCTACGAGGTGAGGAGGAAGCGCCGTTGTCCTACGTCCTCGGGATCGATGTGGCCCAGGGCCGGACCCACGCCGCGACCTGCCGCCGCACGCGCGACGGCTGGGGCGAGGCCGAACCCCTCTGGCTGGGCGAGCGGACCCCGGCCGCGGCCTCCGCGCTCTTCCTCGACGACGAGGGGTACCTGCTGACCGGTGACGCGGCCGCGCAGGCGGGCGCCCGGGTTCCCGCCCGGCTGCTCACCGGCTTCCACCGGCGGATCGGCGACGACGTGCCGATGCTCGTCGAAGGCGAGGCGTTCCCGCCCGAGACGCTGACGACGGTCCTGGTCGAGGGCATCGCCGAGCACGCCGCGAACCTGTTCGGCGGCGCCCCGCGCCACCTGGTGCTGACCCACCCCGGCGACTGGGGCGCCTACCGGCGTGACGTGCTGCGCCGGGCGCTGGCCGACGCCGGGTTCACCGCCGTCACGCTGGTGCCGGGCTCGGTCGCGGCGCTGGGCGCGCACCTGCCGGTGCCCGGTCCCGGCGCGCAGGCCGCCGGGGTCTGCGAGTTCGGCGCCGACGGCGTGCACGTCACGCTGGCCACGGCGGGCGCGAGCGGCTGGCAGCCCGCCGCGAGTGCCGAAGGTGTGGCCCCGGCCGCGGCGCTGAGCACGTTGTTCGCCCTCGCCGGCGCGGCTTCGACGTCCCCCAAGGGGCTGGCCGGCGTCGTCTTCTGCGGCGACGTCCCGCCGCACGCGCTGCCGGCCCGCCCGCCGTGCCCGGTGTTCGCGGGACCGGTTCCACCGGCGACCGCCGCGCTCGGCGCGGCCGCGCTCGCGGCGCTGCGCGTGGAGAACCGGGGCGCCCCGCACGAACCCCCCGCCGTCGAGACCACCCTGCTCCCCCAGGTCGACACGCTCGGTGACCTCGGCGAGCGGCCGCCCCGGCCGCCGGTCGAGATCACGCCGTTCGAGCTGCCCGAGCGCACCGGCCCGCTGAACCTGTTCCGCCGGCGGCGTCCGCTCGCCGCCGCGGTCCTCGTGCTCGCCGCGGCCGTCTCGGCCGTCGTGATCACGCTCACCGCCCGCGAAGCCACCGCGGGTCCCGGCCCGTCCCCCGCCCCGAGCCACTGCGCCGGCCCCGGCGCCCCCTCCGGTGAAGGTCACTGTTGAACACTCTGCTCACGCAGGTTCCACCGCACACCGTTCCCGTGCACCCGGCCGCGCGCCGGCTGCTGGACCAGGTCGCCGCGGACCCCGCTGCGCCGCTGCGGCTCGCCGTCGTCGCCCCCGGCGGCTACGGCAAGAGCGTGCTGCTCGCGGCGCTCGACCGCTGCTACCGCGAAGCGGGTGTCGAGGCCCTGCTCGTCGACGACGCCGACCGGCTCAGTGGCGATCAGCTGGCGGAACTGCTCACCGGCGCGGACGGGCCGATCGTCGTCGCGCACCGGCCGACCGCGGTGGCGGCCGGCTGGACGGTGCTGCAGCTCGGCCCGCTCGGCGTCGAGGACGTCGCCCGGCTGATCGAGACGGTCACGGGCAAGCCCGCCGACCCGGCGGCCGCGGCCGACCTGCACGCACGCAGTGGCGGGGTGCCGCGGCTGGCCGAGCGGGAGCTGCTCGGGCGGCTGGAGGACTTCCGGCCGGAGCTGGACGAGCTGGACGACGACGTGCTGCGCTACCTGATCGCGGCCGAGGCCGGCGCCGGGCGCAACCTCGACCTGCTGGGCGCGCTGCTGGACCGCCGTCCCGACGAGCTGCCCGCGATCGTCGAAGCGGCCCGCGCGACGGGGCTGCTCGGCCCCGACGACACGCTGCCGCCGCTGGCCGCGGTCGCGGTCCGCGACTTCGGGCCGCCGGCGCGGCGGCTGGCGACGGTGCAGCGGCTGGTCGAGCTGCAGCTGGCGAACGGTCTCCCGGTGCTCGACCTGGCCCGCTCGCTGCTCGGGACGGGCACCTCCGGCGCGTCCGCGGCGGCCGCGTTCGCCGCGGCGGCGGCCGAAGCGCTGCCGTCCGACGCGCGGCTGGCGACCCGGCTGTTCGAGGCGGCCGCCGAAGCGGGCGACCGGTCCTCCGCGGTCACGGCGGGCTGGGCGCGCGCGGCCGCGTTGTCCGGCGATCTCGACACCGCGTTGCGGCTGGGCGACGGGATGCTCGGCGCGGCCGACCCGGAAACCCGCGCGTCGGGCGCGGCGATCGCCGCCACCGTGCTGGCGCACCGCGGCGAGCTGGCCCGCAGCGCGGAGCTGTACCACTGGGCGGGCCGCGGCGACGCGTTCGCCGCGACGGCGTTGGTCGGCACCGGCGATCTCGAGGGCGCCCGGCGGCTGCTGGACTCGCCGTCCCCCGGCGTCGCCCCGACGTTGTTCGCGGGCGCGGCCACGCGGATGGCCCGCGGCATCGCGGATTCGGTGTCCGGCTGCGCGACGGAGACGTTGTCGACGCTGCTGGGCGCGGCGGCGATGCTGGAGCCGGCGCTCGGCGGCACGCTGCTGCCGGACAGCCCGGCGGCCCTGGCGGCCATCGCCGCCCTGCACACCGGCGAGCTGGCGCTGGCGGAGTCGGTGCTGACGCGCGCACTCGACGGCCGGATCGGCGGCGACCTCCTGGCGGCCCGGCACCGGCTCCTGCTGGGCTGGGTCGCGATGACGGCGGGCGATCTCGCCACGGCGGCCGAACACCACGACGCCGTGGCGGGCCGGACGTTGGAGGCGCGCGACGAGCTGTTCTTCGCGACACTGGAGCTGGGCCTGGCGCGGCGGGCCAGTGACCTGGTCGGGCTGCAGCGGTCGTGGAACCGCGCGTACCAGGCGTCGATGCGGCAGCAGACGGACCTGTTTTCGCTGCTGCCGCTGGGTGAGCTGGCGATCGCGGCGGCCCGCACCGGCGCGTTCGCCAAGCTGTCCGGTCAGCTGGACCGGGCGCACGGCCTGCTGGAGAAGCTCGGCGAGCCTCCACTGTGGACGGTCTCGCTGGTCTGGCACGAGCTGCACGCGGCAATTACGCTGGAGGACCGCGAAGCGGCCGAGGCGCACCTGGCGACGTTGACGACCCACGCCCACTGCGGCCGCTACCCGAGCGCACTGGCGGCGGCGGCCCGGAGCTGGCTTTCGGTGCTGGGCGGCACATCGGACCCGGACGCGGTCGCCGCGGCCTCGGCGGAACTGCACGACCTGGGCCTGCGCTGGGACGCGGCGCGCCTCGCGGGCCAGGCGGCGATCCGGACGTCGGACCGCAAGGCGATGGTCCAGCTGCTGGAGGCGGCCCGCCAGTTCCAGGGCACCGCGGCCCGCCGCGACCAGGGAGCCCCGGAACCGGCGGCCGGAACGGGCCTGGCGGCGCTGAGCGAGCGCGAGCTGGAGGTGGCCCGCCTGGTGGTCGAGGGGCTGACGTACAAGCAGGCGGGCAGCAAGCTGTTCATTTCGGGCAAGACGGTGGAGCACCACATGGCCCGCATCCGCGGCAAGCTGGGCGCGACGGACCGCCGCGAGCTGCTGGCGACGCTGCGAGAGCTGCTGTCACGACCGGACGCGGGGGCTTAGGACGCGGAGGCGATCTCGGCGAGGCCGGATACACGCCCGGGCGCCGCGCACCCAAAATCGGCAAGGCAGGCCCACGACCGACCTCACCTAACCCGCGGCGCAGCCAAGGTCGGCGAGGCAGACCCGCACGGCCGACCTGACCCGCGGCGCACTCGAGGTCGGCAAGGCAGACCCGCACGACCGACCTCTAACCCGCGTCAGAACCGATCCCGGCGAGGTACTCGCGCACGGCCGAAGCGTCACCGGCGTCGGAGATCAGCCCGACATAACCATCCGGGCGGATCAGCACCAGCGTGCGACCACCCG
Proteins encoded in this region:
- a CDS encoding IniB N-terminal domain-containing protein — encoded protein: MDSVQTLHDFALNLLNDPTALAAFGTDPQGALAAAGLGDVSAADVHEVIPLVLDYVPVDSLPAVGGLPAVGGLSPVGTDAPGIQGAIDQLTALTAGLGLPAAPELPGVGDLGVGELPAVGQLPAVGAVPGVNDITNAASATALAGNVTGAVLGGDLANGLDSAALTNLTAAPGYLSDPNTGVAPQAVSAAGSAVYDVKDVGAHVDAQVNAVTEQVHGVTGGLGGDLVGNVTGHIGDFSGILQGAGETAHSAGGEHHGGHGPLGEVTNVVTNATGISVDHNAVSQVSDVASGNASAVHDVVSDVADVSHNALGNLHIGDVASHNDIHIGH
- a CDS encoding molecular chaperone DnaK; this translates as MSYVLGIDVAQGRTHAATCRRTRDGWGEAEPLWLGERTPAAASALFLDDEGYLLTGDAAAQAGARVPARLLTGFHRRIGDDVPMLVEGEAFPPETLTTVLVEGIAEHAANLFGGAPRHLVLTHPGDWGAYRRDVLRRALADAGFTAVTLVPGSVAALGAHLPVPGPGAQAAGVCEFGADGVHVTLATAGASGWQPAASAEGVAPAAALSTLFALAGAASTSPKGLAGVVFCGDVPPHALPARPPCPVFAGPVPPATAALGAAALAALRVENRGAPHEPPAVETTLLPQVDTLGDLGERPPRPPVEITPFELPERTGPLNLFRRRRPLAAAVLVLAAAVSAVVITLTAREATAGPGPSPAPSHCAGPGAPSGEGHC
- a CDS encoding helix-turn-helix transcriptional regulator, with the protein product MNTLLTQVPPHTVPVHPAARRLLDQVAADPAAPLRLAVVAPGGYGKSVLLAALDRCYREAGVEALLVDDADRLSGDQLAELLTGADGPIVVAHRPTAVAAGWTVLQLGPLGVEDVARLIETVTGKPADPAAAADLHARSGGVPRLAERELLGRLEDFRPELDELDDDVLRYLIAAEAGAGRNLDLLGALLDRRPDELPAIVEAARATGLLGPDDTLPPLAAVAVRDFGPPARRLATVQRLVELQLANGLPVLDLARSLLGTGTSGASAAAAFAAAAAEALPSDARLATRLFEAAAEAGDRSSAVTAGWARAAALSGDLDTALRLGDGMLGAADPETRASGAAIAATVLAHRGELARSAELYHWAGRGDAFAATALVGTGDLEGARRLLDSPSPGVAPTLFAGAATRMARGIADSVSGCATETLSTLLGAAAMLEPALGGTLLPDSPAALAAIAALHTGELALAESVLTRALDGRIGGDLLAARHRLLLGWVAMTAGDLATAAEHHDAVAGRTLEARDELFFATLELGLARRASDLVGLQRSWNRAYQASMRQQTDLFSLLPLGELAIAAARTGAFAKLSGQLDRAHGLLEKLGEPPLWTVSLVWHELHAAITLEDREAAEAHLATLTTHAHCGRYPSALAAAARSWLSVLGGTSDPDAVAAASAELHDLGLRWDAARLAGQAAIRTSDRKAMVQLLEAARQFQGTAARRDQGAPEPAAGTGLAALSERELEVARLVVEGLTYKQAGSKLFISGKTVEHHMARIRGKLGATDRRELLATLRELLSRPDAGA
- a CDS encoding isoniazid inducible protein IniA, with protein sequence MTAPAWLEVLNETLDACRTHGRADLAERLRRRRDAPIGQTRLGVLGFPKQGKGYLLNAVLNAPVCAVGDAPTPEVPTEIGYAAEPAATLVARSRERIPVAVDRLTGELGARPAGTLSRVEIGVPRELLSAGLVLVDTPPVGDPRSPRTAAALDLLAEADAVILVSDATAPLSAAELALARHVRTWCPHVVLALTKIDACPGWRAVAERDRAMLAEAGIDAPVLPVSAVVRQAAAKAGDAELNARSGFPELLTWIAEQAARPPEQSRALLAAIGVRAAAAELVESLRDRIDTAAQDAGLGQAALLQRAQRRADDLRRQNTRWQNLLSDEITDLLADVEYDLRERTRKIVTTIDQTFDEGDPAKVWDEFAPWLDAALAEAVETNYAWLTERAQWTAQAVAACFGAQYDRALPDLPLDGSGVEHLDDVRRPKIEKFKIGQQAFTGLRGSYGGVLMFGLVTSLPWLGLPLINPVSISAGAAFAFKTIRDEGGMRLQRRQAVAKAAAQRHVDDVFLRFSKETRDAIRGVQRRLRDHFTGLAEDLADELTRERETIMAGTAERERRTVHIRREIDRLAALHQRAGELGTIAGRQRRELSA